One stretch of Glycine soja cultivar W05 chromosome 7, ASM419377v2, whole genome shotgun sequence DNA includes these proteins:
- the LOC114419539 gene encoding DNA ligase 1-like: MICRRGSFEIREHNIAIRARANAESSTLEFLSTQKSCLHSSLSYEAFAMSASKSGSRKRASESERAKSDKNKRSATDNFDLDLDFDLSDDIKGIVSALHLIRDKAQKDGQKKNEETISSVGSEVKSMIEGLRSKIEKDRQSFAKALSKSSKEYESSLKNETAKFQAFHENFCKEKATSLQALKDIISKFEEEKEKLFVRYEQLRKKERVMISEQEKACNHKIAQLEDSLRKKKQDDKTFSILRKTLGSFLESTSDEDFPPDD, encoded by the exons ATGATTTGTCGACGTGGAAGTTTTGAAATTAGGGAACATAACATAGCCATTCGAGCGCGCGCAAACGCGGAATCATCAACGCTTGAGTTTCTCTCAACTCAGAAATCGTGTCTTCACTCTTCACTTAGCTACGAAGCGTTCGCAATGTCTGCAAGCAAATCCGGTTCAAGAAAGCGAGCATCCGAATCCGAACGCGCAAAATCTGACAAGAACAAGCGATCAGCCACGGATAACTTCGATCTCGATTTGGATTTCGATCTCTCAGA TGACATCAAAGGAATCGTCTCGGCGCTGCACCTTATCAGAGACAAGGCTCAGAAGGACGGTCAGAAGAAGAACGAAGAGACTATTTCCAG TGTGGGTTCTGAGGTTAAGTCTATGATCGAGGGATTGAGGTCAAAAATTGAGAAGGACAG GCAAAGCTTTGCTAAGGCGCTTTCAAAGAGTTCCAAAGAG TATGAAAGTTCATTGAAGAATGAAACTGCCAAGTTTCAAGCATTTCATGAGAATTTTTGCAAAGAGAAAGCCACTTCTCTGCAAGCCCTGAAAG ATATTATCTCCAAATTtgaagaggaaaaggaaaagctATTTGTGAGATATGAACAACTGA ggaagaaggaaagagTTATGATATCTGAACAAGAAAAAGCCTGCAATCATAAAATTGCCCAACTGGAAGACTCATTGAGAAAGAAGAAACAG GATGATAAAACTTTCAGCATTCTAAGGAAAACTCTTGGTTCATTCTTGGAAAGTACCTCGGACGAGGATTTCCCTCCAGATGATTGA
- the LOC114419540 gene encoding protein LOL2 has protein sequence MQSQQTVKEEDDEGPPPGWQPLPAQPPPPPRPSGWAQMVCGSCRRLLSYPRGAKHVKCSCCQTVNIVLEADQVGQVKCGSCAVLLMYPYGASQVRCSSCRFVTEIGAHNKRPPWSVQQRKPSPPKTGC, from the exons ATGCAAAGTCAACAAACAGtgaaagaagaagatgatgaaggtcCACCTCCGGGATGGCAACCTCTCCCCGCTCAGCCACCGCCACCGCCACGTCCATCCG GTTGGGCTCAAATGGTTTGCGGTTCTTGTCGTCGCCTGCTTTCATATCCACGAGGTGCCAAACATGTCAAATGTTCATGCTGTCAGACTGTCAACATTGTATTAGAAG CTGATCAGGTTGGGCAAGTTAAGTGTGGCAGTTGTGCGGTATTGCTGATGTACCCATATGGTGCTTCACAAGTTAGATGTTCATCATGCCGATTTGTGACAGAAATTGGG GCACACAACAAGCGGCCTCCATGGTCTGTACAACAAAGGAAGCCATCTCCTCCAAAAACTGGTTGTTAG
- the LOC114419541 gene encoding CASP-like protein 1C3 has translation MAKTKRLLTLFLRFLAIGATIAAVIVMVTSHESTEVFNLTFTAKYSNDPAFKYFVVAEAIACGYSLILLFTCSQTSLGRLVLILDVVIAMLLTSSVSAALAIAHVGKKGNTHAGWLPICGQVPKFCDHVTGALVAGFAAAIIYLILIFCPLYSAQNPLYL, from the exons ATGGCCAAGACCAAGAGACTCCTCACACTTTTTCTAAGGTTCCTTGCCATTGGAGCAACTATAGCAGCAGTGATCGTTATGGTGACAAGCCATGAATCTACTGAGGTCTTCAACCTAACCTTCACTGCCAAATATAGCAACGATCCAGCATTCAA GTACTTTGTGGTAGCAGAAGCCATAGCATGTGGATACAGCCTAATTCTCCTCTTCACATGTTCCCAAACTTCACTTGGGCGTTTGGTTCTGATCCTTGATGtg GTGATAGCAATGCTACTCACTTCAAGCGTGTCAGCAGCACTAGCAATAGCTCATGTTGGCAAGAAAGGCAACACTCATGCTGGTTGGCTTCCAATTTGTGGACAAGTTCCTAAATTTTGTGACCATGTCACTGGAGCTCTTGTTGCTGGTTTCGCTGCAGCTATAATATacttaatacttattttttgtcCTCTTTACTCTGCTCAGAACCCCCTCTATCTGTGA
- the LOC114419542 gene encoding pentatricopeptide repeat-containing protein At2g33760-like has product MEGKERRRKSAEYEAVVSAGPHLRRLQQAHAHLVVTGCHRSRALLTKLLTLSCAAGSIAYTRRLFRSVSDPDSFLFNSLIKASSNFGFSLDAVFFYRRMLHSRIVPSTYTFTSVIKACADLSLLRLGTIVHSHVFVSGYASNSFVQAALVTFYAKSCTPRVARKVFDEMPQRSIIAWNSMISGYEQNGLASEAVEVFNKMRESGGEPDSATFVSVLSACSQLGSLDLGCWLHECIVGTGIRMNVVLATSLVNMFSRCGDVGRARAVFDSMNEGNVVSWTAMISGYGMHGYGVEAMEVFHRMKACGVVPNRVTYVAVLSACAHAGLINEGRLVFASMKQEYGVVPGVEHHVCMVDMFGRGGLLNEAYQFVRGLSSEELVPAVWTAMLGACKMHKNFDLGVEVAENLISAEPENPGHYVLLSNMYALAGRMDRVESVRNVMIQRGLKKQVGYSTIDVENRSYLFSMGDKSHPETNEIYCYLDELMWRCKDAGYAPAPESAMHELEEEEREYALRYHSEKLAVAFGLMKTCHGVTLRIVKNLRICEDCHSAIKFISVVMNREIIVRDKLRFHHFREGSCSCSDYW; this is encoded by the coding sequence atggaaggaaaagaaaggagaagaaaatctGCAGAATACGAAGCAGTGGTAAGTGCAGGCCCGCACCTGAGACGCCTCCAACAAGCCCACGCTCACCTGGTGGTGACAGGCTGTCACCGGAGCCGCGCTCTGCTCACGAAGCTCCTCACGCTATCGTGCGCCGCGGGTTCCATCGCCTACACTCGCCGCCTCTTCCGTTCCGTTTCCGACCCAGATTCTTTCCTCTTCAATTCCCTCATCAAAGCCTCTTCAAACTTCGGTTTTTCCCTCGACGCCGTTTTCTTCTACCGTCGCATGCTACACTCTCGCATTGTTCCTTCCACTTACACCTTCACCTCCGTCATCAAGGCCTGCGCCGATCTTTCCCTCCTCCGACTCGGCACGATCGTTCATTCCCACGTTTTCGTTTCTGGGTATGCCTCAAATTCCTTCGTCCAAGCCGCATTAGTCACGTTCTACGCGAAATCGTGCACCCCTCGTGTTGCCCGGAAGGTATTCGATGAAATGCCTCAGAGAAGTATCATAGCTTGGAACTCCATGATTTCGGGGTACGAGCAGAACGGGCTTGCCAGTGAGGCTGTGGAGGTTTTTAACAAAATGCGTGAGTCCGGGGGCGAGCCGGATTCTGCGACTTTCGTTTCAGTGTTATCTGCTTGCTCTCAACTGGGATCGCTTGACTTGGGGTGTTGGCTGCATGAGTGCATTGTTGGGACTGGAATTAGAATGAACGTGGTTCTTGCTACCTCGTTGGTGAACATGTTTTCACGGTGTGGTGACGTGGGAAGAGCACGTGCAGTTTTTGATTCGATGAATGAAGGGAATGTTGTTTCATGGACGGCTATGATATCCGGTTACGGGATGCATGGCTATGGTGTTGAGGCAATGGAGGTTTTTCATCGAATGAAGGCATGTGGGGTGGTGCCTAATAGAGTCACTTATGTTGCTGTGTTATCTGCATGTGCGCATGCAGGGCTAATTAACGAAGGGCGTTTAGTGTTTGCAAGCATGAAGCAAGAGTATGGTGTGGTGCCAGGAGTGGAGCACCATGTTTGCATGGTTGATATGTTTGGGCGAGGTGGGTTGCTCAATGAGGCATACCAGTTTGTTAGAGGGCTTAGTTCTGAGGAGCTTGTTCCAGCGGTGTGGACTGCGATGCTTGGAGCTTGCAAGATGCATAAGAATTTTGACCTTGGTGTGGAGGTTGCTGAGAATCTCATCTCAGCAGAACCAGAGAATCCTGGCCATTATGTGTTGCTTTCTAACATGTATGCATTGGCGGGGAGGATGGATAGAGTGGAATCTGTTAGGAATGTGATGATCCAAAGAGGCCTTAAGAAGCAAGTGGGTTATAGCACCATAGATGTCGAAAACAGGAGTTACCTTTTTAGCATGGGTGACAAGTCTCACCCTGAGACTAATGAGATTTACTGTTATTTGGATGAGTTGATGTGGAGGTGTAAGGATGCAGGCTATGCACCTGCGCCCGAGTCCGCGATGCACgagttggaagaagaagaaagggagtATGCCCTCAGATACCACAGTGAGAAGCTAGCAGTAGCATTTGGGCTGATGAAAACTTGCCATGGGGTGACTCTCAGGATTGTCAAGAACCTTAGGATATGTGAAGACTGTCATTCAGCTATTAAGTTCATCTCTGTTGTAATGAATAGAGAGATAATTGTTCGGGATAAACTTCGTTTCCATCATTTTAGAGAAGGCTCGTGTTCTTGTTCAGATTATTGGTGA
- the LOC114419543 gene encoding probable ubiquitin-conjugating enzyme E2 24, whose translation MDPIISDSDWETSSDSNSSEDQEEIDFLYGGKAQSILSSLEESIGRIDDFLSFERAFVHGDVVCSLSDPSGQMGRVTSVDLFVDLESIKGKVLKNVNSKKLLRIRSISEGDYVIKGPWLGRVQRVVDKVTVLFDDGTKCDITALEREKLLPLTGNFPEDWQFPYYPGQRVKVKFSSASKSTRWLCDTWRDNHDEGAVCAVEAGLVYVNWISHVLVGCNLSMSAPKCWQDSKNLTVLSFFSHANWQLGDWCMLSVADQKEQITQQAPIGDLTMEHCVSRGYKRSNLNSNIGELFIIGKIKTKVDVVWQNGEHTLGLDPENLLPVNVINTHEFWPHQFVLEKGASDDPPKASSQRWGVVQCMDAKECTVQVQWKTMSTSDPNNLAGDKLEETLSAYELVDHPDYSCFFGDIMFKAAQKQLGNQADKEQAKPVTNFNAEAVTKNGNQMSYQDEFPDNHFMSCIGSVTGFQDGDVEVTWATGFTTKVAPYEIFRIEKHEGSTVTPTPYETNVEELTHEMIEHRSLPSSDKKGKDLLNGDGTRKNCEKNLGECSSFSLPRAAFELFSSIKASIFQTFSGTLLSGAVSSVPTFEKENGYAYPDKKDSETCDLFTEQHPMTELQYTEDKTSYPENIKIHEKNDFPFSLDSNSSNQFKQFDVKENCPDHHFFVQGKGLSISQVKRSWVKKVQQEWSILEKNLPETIYVCAFEERMDLMRAAIVGASGTPYHEGLFFFDICFPPEYPNEPPMVHYNSGGLRLNPNLYESGKICLSLLNTWTGTGTEVWNPGASTILQVLLSLQALVLNEKPYFNEAGYDQQIGRAEGEKNSVSYNENALLVTTKSMMYLLRKPPKHFEELVEEHFRKRYQHILLACKAYLEGASIGCAFDSEKNEHENQKGTSTGFKIMLAKLFPKLVEAFSDKGVDCSQFVDLQK comes from the exons ATGGATCCTATCATTAGTGATTCAGACTGGGAAACTTCCAGTGACAGCAACAGCAGTGAGGATCAAGAGGAAATCGATTTTCTATACGGTGGAAAAGCTCAGAGTATATTGTCAAGTTTAGAGGAAAGCATTGGTAGGATCGAtgattttctttcatttgagagagcatttgttCATGGAGATGTGGTCTGCTCCTTGTCAGACCCATCTGGACAAATGGGGAGGGTCACAAGTGTGGATTTGTTTGTGGATTTGGAAAGTATTAAaggaaaagtattaaaaaatgtgAACTCTAAGAAACTTTTGAGGATTCGCTCCATTTCAGAAGGTGATTATGTAATTAAGGGGCCGTGGCTTGGTCGAGTTCAGAGGGTGGTGGACAAAGTGACTGTATTGTTTGATGATGGAACTAAATGTGATATCACtgccttggaaagagagaagCTTTTACCACTGACTGGTAATTTTCCTGAAGACTGGCAGTTTCCATACTATCCAGGGCAGAGAGTAAAGGTTAAGTTCTCCAGTGCTTCTAAATCAACTAGATGGCTATGTGACACTTGGAGAGACAATCATGATGAAGGAGCTGTTTGTGCTGTGGAAGCAGGCTTGGTGTATGTTAATTGGATATCTCATGTTCTTGTGGGTTGCAATTTGAGTATGAGTGCTCCCAAATgctggcaagattctaaaaacTTGACtgtgttatcttttttttcacaTGCAAACTGGCAGCTTGGTGATTGGTGCATGCTCTCAGTTGCAGACCAAAAGGAACAGATTACTCAACAAGCACCTATAGGTGATCTTACTATGGAGCATTGTGTGTCAAGAGGGTATAAGAGAAGCAACCTTAACTCTAACATTGGTGAGTTGTTTATAATTGGGAAGATAAAGACCAAAGTTGATGTTGTATGGCAAAATGGTGAACATACTTTGGGATTGGATCCAGAGAATTTACTCCCAGTGAATGTTATAAACACTCATGAATTTTGGCCTCATCAGTTTGTGCTGGAAAAAGGTGCTTCTGATGATCCTCCTAAAGCTAGCAGTCAAAGATGGGGTGTTGTCCAATGTATGGATGCAAAGGAGTGTACTGTACAGGTACAATGGAAAACAATGTCCACATCCGACCCAAATAATTTGGCTGGAGACAAATTGGAGGAAACTCTGAGTGCCTATGAACTTGTAGATCACCCAGATTACTCCTGCTTTTTTGGTGATATTATGTTTAAGGCGGCTCAAAAACAGCTGGGTAACCAAGCTGATAAAGAACAAGCAAAACCAGTGACCAACTTTAATGCAGAAGCTGTTACTAAAAATGGGAACCAAATGAGTTATCAGGATGAGTTCCCTGATAATCATTTCATGTCCTGCATTGGCAGCGTTACTGGTTTCCAAGATGGTGATGTGGAGGTTACATGGGCTACTGGTTTCACAACCAAG GTTGCACCTTATGAAATTTTTCGGATTGAGAAACATGAAGGTTCAACTGTAACCCCCACTCCTTATGAGACAAATGTTGAAGAGTTAACTCATGAGATGATTGAACACAGGAGTCTACCTTCTTCTGACAAGAAGGGAAAG GACTTGTTAAATGGTGATGGTACTAGGAAGAATTGTGAAAAGAATCTTGGGGAATGTAGTTCCTTTTCCCTTCCTCGAGCTGCCTTTGAACTTTTCTCCAGCATTAAAGCCAGCATTTTCCAAACTTTTAGTGGAACTCTACTTTCAGGGGCAGTTTCCTCAGTACCTACATTTGAAAAGGAGAATGGATATGCTTATCCAGACAAGAAGGATTCGGAAACTTGTGACCTCTTTACTGAACAACATCCAATGACTGAGTTGCAATATACAGAAGACAAAACTTCATATCCTGAAAATATAAAGATTCATGAGAAGAatgattttccattttctttagACAGCAACAGTTCAAACCAGTTCAAGCAATTTGATGTTAAAGAAAATTGCCCTGACCACCATTTTTTTGTTCAGGGAAAAGGGTTGTCAATATCGCAG GTAAAAAGAAGTTGGGTGAAAAAGGTTCAGCAAGAATGGAGCATCCTCGAGAAAAATCTTCCTG AAACTATTTATGTTTGTGCGTTTGAAGAAAGAATGGATCTCATGCGAGCAGCTATTGTTGGTGCATCTGGAACCCCTTATCATGAAGGGTTGTTTTTCTTTGACATATGCTTCCCTCCGGAGTATCCCAACGAACCACCT ATGGTGCACTACAATTCTGGAGGGCTCCGATTAAATCCTAATCTGTACGAGTCAGGAAAAATTTGTCTGAGTCTCCTGAACACTTGGACAGGCACAGGTACTGAAGTGTGGAACCCTGGAGCCTCCACTATTCTTCAAGTCCTTCTCTCTCTACAGGCACTTGTCCTTAATGAGAAGCCTTATTTCAATGAGGCTGGATATGACCAACAAATCGGCAGAGCTGAGGGAGAGAAAAACTCAGTCAGTTACAATGAAAATGCTCTCCTCGTCACAACCAAATCCATGATGTATCTATTAAGAAAGCCACCAAAG CATTTTGAAGAACTGGTGGAAGAGCACTTCAGAAAGCGCTACCAACATATACTTCTTGCTTGTAAGGCATATCTTGAAGGAGCTTCAATTGGATGTGCTTTTGATagtgaaaaaaatgaacatGAAAACCAGAAGGGTACTTCAACAGGATTTAAAATTATGCTTGCTAAGCTCTTCCCCAAGCTTGTAGAGGCATTTTCTGATAAGGGAGTTGATTGCAGTCAGTTTGTTGATCTGCAGAAATAA